One Natrinema halophilum genomic window carries:
- a CDS encoding MFS transporter yields MRRVVDRLVAPFAVDRRVLALAGARMADGIGNSFLIIVIPLYVTSGTVGGTAFGLGDSTIIGLILSLFGFLNSSFQPFTGRLSDRLGRRKPFILVGLAGLALTNAAYVFAETYVSLLVVRGLQGVSVAFIIPTSVALVNELATAGDRGGNMGVYNTFRLIGFGAGPAVAGAVVNLGPYALPGKVTISGFDAAFYIATITATTSYVLVTVLVSDSESTVANAGADLSIPIRDRSGTNLLDPVFTLGVASLFMATSIALFATIQPEVNARLEQGATWFGLQFAAFIIAQVTLQTPIGRACDLYGRRPFIVAGMVFLIPTTLIQGFITSSVVMFLARLFQGIAAAMVFAPSLALAGDLAGEGESGSKLAVLTMAFGYGIAAGPLSSGVLVRFGFAVPFVFGTVLAALGSILVYTQVEETLEPTAAVPVFGSD; encoded by the coding sequence ATGCGGAGAGTCGTGGATCGGCTTGTCGCCCCGTTCGCCGTCGATCGACGAGTACTCGCGCTGGCAGGGGCACGAATGGCTGACGGGATCGGCAACTCGTTTCTGATCATCGTGATCCCGCTGTACGTGACAAGCGGCACCGTCGGTGGGACTGCGTTCGGCCTCGGAGATTCGACGATTATCGGCCTCATTCTCTCGCTATTTGGCTTTCTCAACAGCAGTTTTCAGCCGTTTACCGGCCGACTGTCCGACCGACTCGGCCGACGGAAGCCGTTTATTCTGGTCGGGCTCGCCGGACTCGCACTAACGAACGCCGCCTACGTCTTCGCGGAAACGTACGTCTCGCTGCTCGTCGTCCGCGGGTTGCAAGGCGTCAGCGTCGCGTTCATCATCCCGACGTCGGTCGCGCTCGTAAACGAACTCGCGACGGCGGGAGACCGCGGCGGAAACATGGGGGTTTACAACACGTTTCGCCTGATCGGGTTCGGTGCCGGGCCGGCGGTCGCTGGCGCGGTCGTCAACCTCGGGCCATACGCCCTCCCCGGTAAAGTGACAATCTCGGGCTTCGACGCCGCCTTCTACATCGCCACGATCACGGCGACGACGAGCTACGTTCTGGTGACGGTGCTCGTCTCCGACTCCGAGTCGACGGTCGCAAACGCCGGTGCTGATCTCTCGATTCCGATCCGCGATCGATCGGGGACGAACCTGCTCGATCCGGTTTTCACGCTCGGCGTCGCGTCGCTGTTCATGGCGACGTCGATCGCGCTCTTTGCAACCATTCAACCGGAGGTCAACGCTCGACTCGAACAGGGCGCAACCTGGTTCGGGCTCCAGTTCGCCGCGTTCATCATCGCCCAGGTCACGCTCCAGACGCCGATCGGTCGAGCCTGCGACCTGTACGGACGTCGGCCGTTCATCGTCGCAGGAATGGTGTTTCTGATCCCGACGACCCTCATTCAGGGGTTCATCACGTCCTCGGTGGTGATGTTTCTCGCCCGGTTGTTCCAGGGTATCGCCGCCGCGATGGTATTCGCTCCGTCGCTGGCACTGGCCGGTGATCTCGCCGGCGAGGGCGAATCCGGCTCGAAGCTGGCGGTCCTTACGATGGCCTTCGGGTACGGAATCGCCGCCGGTCCGCTTTCCTCGGGCGTGCTGGTCAGATTCGGCTTCGCGGTACCGTTCGTTTTCGGCACCGTCCTCGCCGCCCTGGGGTCGATCCTGGTCTATACGCAGGTCGAAGAGACGCTCGAGCCGACGGCTGCAGTGCCGGTCTTCGGGAGCGATTGA
- a CDS encoding DUF5789 family protein codes for MREITLSHINNVLADLEYPVTNEQAAADLEDVTLLLADGQRNLSTLIEQSESDRFESTDDLVTELHNVLPREAVGEPYQSEGEG; via the coding sequence GTGAGAGAAATCACACTCAGCCACATCAACAACGTCCTCGCCGACCTCGAGTATCCCGTCACGAACGAACAGGCCGCCGCAGATCTCGAGGACGTCACTCTCTTGCTCGCTGACGGCCAGCGAAATCTGAGCACGCTGATCGAACAGAGCGAGAGCGATCGGTTCGAGTCGACTGACGATCTCGTGACGGAACTGCACAACGTACTCCCGCGAGAAGCCGTCGGTGAACCGTATCAGTCGGAGGGAGAGGGCTGA
- a CDS encoding transcription factor S: MEFCDECGSMMKADDGIWECGSCGFTKPKGDVSKYTLTEDQEAGEIIESSEETSLPETDAICPECGNDRAYWYMQQIRSADESETRFFICSECEYKWREDDN; encoded by the coding sequence ATGGAATTTTGCGACGAGTGCGGTTCGATGATGAAAGCCGACGACGGCATCTGGGAGTGTGGAAGTTGCGGCTTTACGAAGCCCAAAGGCGATGTTTCGAAGTACACTCTCACCGAAGATCAGGAAGCCGGTGAGATCATCGAGTCCTCCGAGGAGACGTCGCTGCCCGAGACCGACGCCATCTGCCCGGAGTGTGGCAACGACCGCGCCTACTGGTACATGCAACAGATCCGCTCGGCCGACGAGTCCGAGACGCGCTTCTTTATTTGCAGCGAGTGCGAGTACAAGTGGCGCGAGGACGACAACTAA
- a CDS encoding methyltransferase domain-containing protein has product MSDPDDADDEVTAETAGEGDRSPVLLVRGDREYLVEPGDEMGTDLGVLDVPEDVRPGDALETHLGDEFRVRRLRGPDLFHHFERTGAPMVPRDIGLVIGETGIARGDRVLDAGTGTGVLAASMARAGASVVTYERDPEFADVARENMALGGVADAVDVRTGDVLEDLDGLEPSSFDVCTLDTGDAPSIVDYAPTLLVDGGFVAVYSPFIESTREVVTAAREAGLSNVTTRETIQREMQFDDRGSRPSTAPVGHTGYLTIARNE; this is encoded by the coding sequence GTGAGCGACCCCGACGACGCCGACGACGAAGTCACCGCGGAAACCGCCGGCGAGGGCGACCGCAGTCCAGTTCTGCTCGTCCGCGGCGACCGCGAGTACCTCGTCGAACCCGGCGACGAAATGGGAACGGACCTCGGGGTCCTCGACGTCCCCGAGGATGTCCGGCCGGGCGATGCTCTCGAGACGCATCTCGGCGACGAGTTTCGCGTCCGCCGCCTGCGAGGACCGGACCTCTTCCATCACTTCGAGCGAACGGGGGCGCCGATGGTCCCCCGCGACATCGGACTGGTGATCGGCGAAACGGGAATCGCTCGCGGCGACCGCGTACTCGACGCCGGGACCGGGACGGGCGTCCTCGCCGCGTCGATGGCCCGCGCGGGTGCATCGGTGGTGACCTACGAGCGCGACCCCGAGTTCGCCGACGTCGCCCGCGAGAACATGGCCCTCGGCGGCGTCGCCGACGCCGTCGACGTTCGAACCGGCGACGTACTCGAGGACCTCGACGGCCTCGAGCCCTCGTCGTTCGACGTGTGCACGCTCGACACCGGCGACGCGCCGTCGATCGTCGACTACGCACCGACGTTGCTCGTCGACGGTGGCTTCGTCGCTGTCTACAGTCCATTCATCGAGTCGACCCGCGAAGTCGTGACAGCGGCCCGGGAGGCCGGCCTCTCGAACGTCACCACTCGCGAAACGATCCAGCGCGAGATGCAATTCGACGACCGGGGCTCGAGGCCCTCGACGGCCCCTGTGGGGCACACGGGGTATCTGACGATCGCCCGCAACGAGTAA
- a CDS encoding nascent polypeptide-associated complex protein has product MFGGGGGLNPRKMEQMMEQMGIDVEDIDAEEVIIRTEEYDLVFNNAEVTKMDARGQETYQVIGSPEEVEAGSVGGSDAAGSDAESSIPDDDVEIVAMRADVSEEEARTALEDNDGDLAAAVESLE; this is encoded by the coding sequence ATGTTCGGAGGAGGTGGCGGACTCAACCCGCGCAAGATGGAACAGATGATGGAACAGATGGGGATCGACGTCGAGGACATCGACGCCGAAGAGGTCATCATTCGCACCGAAGAGTACGACCTCGTGTTCAACAACGCAGAAGTCACCAAAATGGACGCCCGCGGTCAGGAAACCTACCAGGTCATCGGCTCGCCGGAAGAAGTCGAGGCCGGTTCGGTCGGCGGGAGTGACGCTGCTGGCAGCGACGCCGAATCGTCGATCCCCGACGACGACGTCGAAATCGTCGCCATGCGAGCCGACGTCAGCGAGGAGGAGGCCCGCACGGCCCTGGAAGACAACGACGGCGACCTCGCCGCTGCCGTCGAATCCCTCGAGTGA
- a CDS encoding HD domain-containing protein yields the protein MADDLDVRLEWLELKDERRTGWVCRGIENSESVAAHTWGTATLCLFYANRAEGAVDRDRAVSMALVHDLAEARTGDFATRADEASQRVSAEEKAVLERDAITDLLSPFESHECAPQSLWAEYEAGETATAQFVKVMDLLDNCLQALKYELEHRYDETETSDADSRFENLDEFFATSAPRLRTATGNALFGTIKARYERAIGRDCQL from the coding sequence ATTGCCGATGACCTCGACGTGCGACTCGAGTGGCTCGAACTGAAAGATGAGCGACGGACGGGCTGGGTCTGTCGCGGGATCGAGAACTCGGAGTCGGTGGCGGCACACACGTGGGGGACCGCGACGCTGTGTCTCTTCTATGCGAATCGGGCCGAGGGGGCCGTCGACCGCGACCGGGCCGTTTCGATGGCGCTCGTCCACGATCTCGCCGAAGCCCGTACGGGAGATTTCGCGACTCGTGCAGACGAGGCGTCACAGCGGGTGTCCGCCGAGGAGAAAGCAGTCCTCGAGCGGGACGCGATCACCGACCTCCTCAGCCCGTTCGAAAGTCACGAGTGTGCACCCCAGTCGCTCTGGGCGGAGTACGAGGCCGGAGAAACGGCCACCGCTCAGTTCGTCAAAGTCATGGACCTGCTCGATAACTGCCTCCAGGCGCTGAAATACGAACTGGAGCATCGCTACGACGAGACCGAGACGAGCGATGCGGATTCGCGGTTCGAGAACCTCGACGAGTTTTTCGCCACGAGCGCTCCCCGCCTCCGGACGGCCACCGGAAACGCCCTGTTCGGGACGATCAAAGCGCGGTACGAGCGGGCGATCGGTCGGGACTGTCAGTTGTAG
- a CDS encoding PUA domain-containing protein gives MSDPTDGSAGLPELRIIADYQFGTGAGEALFPPTESLTIKRTTSGRPQQIHAETGRIVSFGTDGRFTLGLEGGCRLEAGLPSPAYRVVVDDESEPFVRDEKNVFAKFVLEAGEEIRPGDEVLVIHERGELLAVGTAQLAADAILDFETGMAVNVREGAPANS, from the coding sequence ATGAGCGATCCAACGGACGGGAGTGCGGGGCTGCCGGAACTTCGGATTATCGCGGATTACCAGTTCGGTACAGGCGCGGGAGAAGCGCTGTTCCCGCCGACGGAATCACTGACGATCAAACGGACGACCTCCGGTCGGCCACAACAGATTCACGCCGAAACGGGCCGGATCGTCTCCTTCGGCACCGATGGGCGATTCACCCTCGGTCTCGAGGGGGGGTGCCGTCTCGAGGCCGGCCTCCCGTCCCCGGCTTATCGCGTCGTCGTTGACGACGAGAGCGAGCCGTTCGTCCGCGACGAAAAGAACGTCTTCGCGAAGTTCGTCCTCGAAGCCGGCGAGGAGATCCGACCGGGTGACGAGGTACTGGTGATCCACGAACGCGGCGAGTTGCTCGCGGTCGGGACGGCACAACTCGCGGCCGATGCGATCCTGGATTTCGAGACGGGAATGGCGGTGAACGTCCGCGAGGGCGCACCGGCGAACTCGTAA
- a CDS encoding NYN domain-containing protein, with the protein MTEIHPDQRVAVLVDAQNLYHTAQSIHSRNIDYSSLLEKAVQDRQLTRAIAYVIRAEAPEEESFFEALVDIGFEAKIKDIKRFSDGTKKADWDVGMSLDAVTLANHVDTVVLCTGDGDFSRLCSHLRHEGVRVEVMAFESSTAEELIAEADSFLDLGDRHETFLL; encoded by the coding sequence GTGACAGAAATCCATCCCGATCAGCGCGTCGCCGTCCTCGTCGACGCCCAGAATCTCTATCATACCGCACAGAGCATCCATAGCCGCAATATCGACTACTCGTCTCTGCTCGAGAAGGCCGTCCAGGATCGACAGCTCACCCGCGCGATCGCGTACGTGATCCGCGCTGAGGCACCGGAAGAGGAGAGTTTCTTCGAGGCCCTGGTCGACATCGGCTTCGAAGCGAAGATCAAGGACATCAAGCGATTTTCGGACGGGACGAAGAAGGCGGACTGGGACGTCGGAATGAGCCTGGATGCAGTGACGCTTGCAAACCACGTCGACACGGTCGTACTCTGTACAGGCGACGGCGATTTTTCGCGGCTGTGTTCCCATCTGCGTCACGAAGGCGTCCGCGTCGAGGTGATGGCGTTCGAATCCTCGACGGCAGAGGAACTGATCGCCGAAGCCGATTCGTTCCTCGACCTCGGCGATCGCCACGAAACGTTCCTCCTCTAG
- a CDS encoding M48 family metallopeptidase — MNKLGLQLRMAVVGSVLFGLYLATALFISAAFNVSLIPILLLSIVLLPAGQYKLGKWLAVRSAGAQDMPEDPQFDHVHRMTESLCEDMGMEKPRLMVAEMGVPNAFATGRKGAGIVVVSVELLNLLDDDELEGVIAHELAHLKNRDTITMVLGQSIGTVVSYAVFFIVAFLGDDNPGGFIVAYVASILANLLVMLFVMAISRYREYVADDDARQYIGSGDPLARALEKISAGAEGRESAVDDSGVNALCIFNADRSLIQRVMSTHPPTEKRIEKLRE, encoded by the coding sequence ATGAATAAGCTCGGACTACAACTGCGGATGGCAGTCGTCGGAAGCGTCCTCTTCGGCCTGTATCTGGCCACAGCACTGTTCATCTCCGCGGCGTTTAACGTTTCACTGATACCGATACTCCTGTTGAGTATCGTCCTCTTGCCGGCCGGTCAGTACAAACTCGGCAAGTGGCTCGCGGTTCGAAGCGCGGGCGCACAGGACATGCCCGAAGACCCGCAGTTCGACCATGTTCATCGAATGACGGAATCGCTCTGTGAGGATATGGGCATGGAGAAACCGCGGTTGATGGTCGCCGAGATGGGAGTTCCAAATGCCTTCGCGACTGGTCGCAAAGGCGCTGGTATCGTCGTCGTTTCGGTCGAACTCCTCAATCTGCTCGACGACGACGAACTCGAGGGCGTAATCGCCCACGAACTCGCCCACCTGAAGAACCGTGATACGATCACGATGGTGCTCGGCCAGTCGATCGGCACGGTCGTCAGCTACGCCGTGTTCTTCATCGTTGCCTTCCTCGGCGACGATAATCCGGGAGGATTCATCGTCGCGTACGTCGCTTCGATTCTGGCGAACCTCCTCGTCATGCTGTTCGTCATGGCCATCTCGCGGTACCGCGAGTACGTCGCCGACGACGATGCACGCCAGTACATCGGGAGCGGCGATCCGCTCGCCCGCGCACTCGAGAAGATCTCCGCTGGGGCCGAGGGCCGTGAATCCGCCGTCGACGACAGCGGTGTCAACGCACTCTGTATCTTCAATGCCGATCGAAGTCTCATCCAGCGGGTCATGTCGACCCATCCGCCGACCGAAAAGCGAATCGAGAAACTTCGAGAGTAA
- the dapA gene encoding 4-hydroxy-tetrahydrodipicolinate synthase has product MTAIDLSGVFPAMCTPFDENERIDFETLQTDAQRLEAAGVDGLVPVGSTGESATLSHDEHVRVVEAVIEAVDDVPVIAGTGSNNTREALELSERAAEAGADGLLLISPYYNKPEQRGLVEHFRTIADAVDLPQIVYNVPSRTGRNIEPDTAVELSSHENIAGFKAASGDLGQIGEIAERTTDEDFAVLSGDDALTLPVISVGGTGTISVAANIEPELTCAMVGAALDGDYERARQLHHELGPLFRELFVETNPIPVKEAMEIRGYGPARMRSPLTRLSEEYRDELEAVLADVERDATAVVDASEGDR; this is encoded by the coding sequence ATGACAGCAATCGACCTTTCGGGCGTCTTTCCGGCGATGTGTACGCCCTTCGACGAGAACGAACGGATCGACTTCGAAACGCTTCAGACCGACGCTCAGCGGCTCGAGGCCGCGGGCGTCGACGGGCTCGTCCCCGTCGGCTCGACCGGCGAGTCCGCGACCCTGTCCCACGACGAACACGTTCGCGTCGTCGAGGCGGTCATCGAGGCCGTCGACGACGTGCCCGTCATCGCGGGGACCGGTTCGAACAACACCCGCGAAGCACTCGAGCTCTCCGAGCGCGCCGCCGAAGCGGGCGCGGACGGCCTCCTGCTCATTTCACCGTACTATAACAAGCCCGAACAGCGCGGACTGGTCGAGCACTTCCGAACGATCGCTGACGCTGTTGACCTCCCGCAGATCGTCTACAACGTCCCCTCGCGGACGGGTCGCAACATCGAGCCAGACACCGCCGTCGAACTCTCGAGCCACGAGAACATCGCGGGATTCAAGGCCGCAAGCGGGGATCTGGGCCAGATCGGCGAGATCGCCGAGCGAACGACCGACGAGGACTTCGCCGTCCTCTCGGGCGACGACGCGCTCACCCTGCCCGTCATCTCGGTCGGCGGGACCGGAACGATCAGCGTCGCCGCCAACATCGAACCCGAACTGACGTGCGCGATGGTCGGCGCGGCGCTGGACGGCGACTACGAGCGCGCCCGGCAACTCCACCACGAGCTCGGCCCGCTGTTCCGCGAGCTCTTCGTCGAGACCAACCCGATTCCGGTCAAGGAGGCGATGGAAATCCGCGGCTACGGACCCGCTCGAATGCGGTCGCCGCTAACTCGGCTCTCCGAGGAGTACCGCGACGAACTCGAGGCAGTGCTCGCGGACGTAGAGCGCGACGCGACCGCGGTCGTCGATGCGTCGGAGGGTGATCGATGA
- the dapB gene encoding 4-hydroxy-tetrahydrodipicolinate reductase translates to MTVRLGVTGATGRMGREVIAAATSHVDCEVVFAVNRNPTDEAVDGIEIESASEFDSLLVDREPTVVIDFTGPESAVEYAEGCADAGVAFVTGTTGFDDDGREALEAASEDVAVLHAPNFARGVQALLNVVGEAVRNLPGYDVELVETHHNAKRDAPSGTANRLLSEIEANGNFTERTHGRDGEAPREEGEIGVHALRAGDITGEHEILLAGNHEEVRLTHRAEDRGVFAAGAVDAAIWIAGQKAGSYDFADVIAE, encoded by the coding sequence ATGACGGTTCGGCTCGGCGTCACCGGCGCGACTGGCCGGATGGGACGGGAAGTGATCGCGGCCGCGACGAGCCACGTGGACTGCGAAGTCGTCTTCGCCGTCAACCGCAATCCGACCGACGAAGCAGTCGACGGCATCGAAATCGAGTCCGCGTCCGAGTTCGACTCGCTGCTCGTCGACCGCGAGCCGACCGTCGTGATCGACTTTACCGGCCCTGAATCGGCCGTCGAGTACGCCGAGGGCTGTGCCGACGCCGGAGTCGCGTTCGTCACCGGTACGACCGGCTTCGACGACGACGGCCGCGAGGCTCTCGAGGCCGCAAGCGAGGACGTGGCCGTCCTTCACGCGCCGAACTTCGCCCGTGGAGTACAGGCGCTACTGAACGTCGTCGGCGAAGCGGTACGGAATCTGCCCGGCTACGACGTGGAACTCGTCGAGACTCACCACAACGCGAAGCGAGACGCGCCGAGTGGCACCGCGAATCGGCTCCTCTCCGAGATCGAAGCGAACGGAAACTTCACCGAGCGAACGCACGGTCGCGATGGCGAGGCTCCGCGCGAAGAAGGCGAGATCGGAGTCCACGCGTTGCGTGCCGGCGATATCACCGGCGAGCACGAGATCCTTCTTGCGGGCAACCACGAGGAAGTCCGCCTCACCCATCGCGCCGAGGACCGCGGGGTCTTCGCAGCGGGCGCGGTCGACGCGGCGATCTGGATCGCTGGACAGAAGGCAGGCAGCTACGACTTTGCGGATGTGATCGCAGAATGA
- a CDS encoding 2,3,4,5-tetrahydropyridine-2,6-dicarboxylate N-succinyltransferase, protein MSALETEIDELWERKQNDDVSADTAGEAEYATLDAFLDALEDGEIRAAEKRGGEWEANEWVKKGILLNFGLRSIEPSEYGGVTYNDVLPLADSSDYGDRGSRNTPDGTVVRRGANVGSDCILMSPAFVNIGARVGDGTLIDSCDTVGSCAQIGDNVKLGANLLIGGILEPVENAPVIVEDNVSLGAGCRVTSGFIVGENSVVGENTLLTPRIPVYDLVEEEVLYGELPADRRAFTRFVESSIGDHDLFDGGAYKPAVVATDLETETLEATEREDALRE, encoded by the coding sequence ATGAGCGCACTCGAGACCGAAATCGACGAGCTGTGGGAACGCAAACAGAACGACGACGTCAGTGCCGATACCGCTGGCGAAGCCGAATACGCGACGCTGGATGCCTTCCTCGACGCCCTCGAGGACGGCGAGATCCGCGCCGCGGAAAAGCGCGGCGGGGAGTGGGAGGCAAACGAGTGGGTCAAAAAGGGCATCCTGCTCAATTTCGGCCTGCGGTCGATCGAGCCCAGCGAGTACGGCGGCGTCACGTACAACGACGTGCTCCCGCTCGCGGATTCGAGCGACTACGGCGACCGCGGAAGCCGGAACACGCCGGATGGCACGGTCGTCCGCCGCGGCGCGAACGTCGGGTCGGACTGCATTCTGATGAGCCCCGCGTTCGTCAACATCGGGGCTCGCGTCGGCGACGGCACCCTCATCGACTCCTGTGACACGGTCGGCTCCTGTGCCCAGATCGGCGACAACGTCAAACTCGGCGCGAACCTTCTCATCGGTGGCATCTTAGAGCCCGTCGAGAACGCGCCGGTCATCGTCGAGGACAACGTCTCGCTCGGTGCCGGCTGTCGCGTCACGAGCGGGTTCATCGTCGGCGAGAACAGCGTGGTCGGCGAGAACACCCTTCTGACCCCCCGCATTCCGGTTTACGACCTCGTCGAGGAGGAGGTGCTGTACGGCGAACTGCCCGCCGATCGACGCGCGTTCACCCGCTTCGTCGAATCGTCGATCGGCGACCACGACCTCTTCGACGGCGGCGCGTACAAACCCGCCGTCGTCGCGACGGATCTGGAGACGGAGACCCTCGAGGCAACTGAACGCGAGGACGCGCTGCGGGAGTAG
- a CDS encoding type II toxin-antitoxin system VapC family toxin, whose translation MTYADTDFFIALVKDDDWLRDRAAEIALENEGEIYPSRATLLELLVISDRFEFDRMEALTYALEIAAVPEDEDVLLQAADYMEQNELTAFDAYHVAYADEDPLVSSDELFDDATDNRIAIEENEVE comes from the coding sequence ATGACCTACGCCGATACGGATTTTTTCATCGCACTTGTGAAAGACGACGATTGGCTCCGGGATCGGGCGGCCGAGATCGCCCTCGAGAACGAGGGGGAGATCTACCCCTCGCGGGCGACGCTACTCGAGTTGCTCGTGATCTCGGACAGGTTCGAATTCGATCGGATGGAAGCGCTTACCTACGCGCTCGAGATCGCAGCGGTTCCCGAAGACGAAGACGTCCTGTTGCAGGCGGCGGACTACATGGAGCAGAACGAACTCACTGCGTTCGACGCGTACCACGTCGCCTACGCGGACGAAGATCCCCTCGTCTCGTCGGACGAATTGTTCGACGATGCAACGGACAACCGGATCGCAATCGAAGAGAACGAAGTCGAGTAG
- the lysA gene encoding diaminopimelate decarboxylase: MTDAAVSPPVRRLSDWDAAKLESLASEYGTPLYVLDLERVRENYRRVDAAFPDADILYAVKANALGAVLTALHDEGAGLECASAGEARRALEAGASGTHVHYTAVNPPARDLDWIVEAWSDQPGLTVTAGSEDTISRLADRGYDGRLCLRVNPGIGAGHHEKVQTGAAAKFGVPAERAIEILEDATGRGFDVVGIHAHVGSGVSRDQLEAHREFVARMGDLARDVSDAVGTLEFVDVGGGFGVPYREDEEPLDLESVADATRAALGEVDARLTIEPGRYFVADAGVLLTEVNTVKQARETTVTGVDAGMTTLLRPAMYDAYHPIRNLQADAGTVANGDGAADLDSSDVRSIDGSGRETIPQTVAGPICESGDLFCSDRDLPASERGDVLAIGNAGAYGYEMASHYNSRPRPASVVVDGDAVRLSRRRETVDDITRLEREDRTK; encoded by the coding sequence ATGACTGACGCTGCGGTTTCGCCCCCCGTCCGTCGTCTTTCAGACTGGGACGCGGCCAAACTCGAGTCCCTCGCCAGCGAGTACGGAACGCCACTGTACGTCCTCGATCTCGAACGGGTCCGGGAGAACTACCGGCGGGTCGACGCAGCCTTTCCCGATGCCGACATCCTCTATGCGGTGAAGGCGAACGCGCTCGGGGCTGTTCTCACGGCGCTTCACGACGAGGGTGCCGGTCTCGAGTGTGCCTCCGCCGGCGAAGCCAGGCGGGCGCTCGAGGCAGGTGCGTCGGGTACCCACGTCCACTACACGGCAGTCAACCCGCCCGCACGAGACCTCGACTGGATCGTCGAGGCCTGGTCGGATCAGCCGGGGTTGACGGTCACGGCCGGTTCCGAGGACACGATTTCCCGCCTGGCCGACCGCGGCTACGACGGCCGCCTCTGTCTCCGGGTCAACCCCGGAATCGGCGCGGGCCATCACGAAAAGGTACAGACGGGTGCGGCCGCGAAGTTCGGCGTCCCGGCAGAACGAGCCATCGAAATCCTCGAAGACGCCACAGGTCGCGGTTTCGACGTCGTTGGAATCCACGCACACGTCGGTTCCGGCGTCTCGAGGGACCAACTCGAGGCCCACCGTGAGTTCGTCGCGCGGATGGGCGACCTGGCACGGGACGTCAGCGATGCGGTCGGAACACTCGAGTTCGTCGATGTCGGCGGTGGCTTCGGCGTGCCATATCGCGAGGACGAGGAGCCGTTAGACCTCGAGTCGGTCGCGGATGCGACGCGGGCGGCCCTCGGCGAGGTCGATGCTCGGCTCACGATCGAGCCGGGTCGCTACTTCGTCGCCGACGCGGGCGTCCTCCTCACCGAGGTAAACACGGTCAAGCAGGCTCGAGAGACGACCGTCACCGGCGTCGATGCGGGGATGACGACCTTGCTTCGCCCGGCGATGTACGACGCTTATCACCCAATTCGGAACCTGCAGGCGGACGCGGGCACGGTCGCGAACGGGGACGGCGCTGCGGATCTGGATTCGAGTGACGTCCGCTCGATCGACGGCAGCGGCCGCGAGACGATTCCACAGACCGTCGCCGGGCCGATTTGCGAGAGTGGCGACCTCTTCTGTTCGGATCGCGATCTTCCGGCGAGCGAGCGCGGGGACGTCCTCGCTATCGGCAACGCGGGTGCCTACGGCTACGAGATGGCGAGCCACTACAATTCCCGGCCGCGTCCCGCGTCGGTCGTCGTCGACGGCGACGCGGTTCGACTCTCACGTCGTCGGGAGACCGTCGACGACATCACTCGGTTGGAGCGCGAGGACCGGACGAAGTGA